In the Mya arenaria isolate MELC-2E11 chromosome 11, ASM2691426v1 genome, one interval contains:
- the LOC128209743 gene encoding uncharacterized protein LOC128209743: MTIRIKQYASCSTFHVGDDGVTVNVDCVPNPHLTLNMIQGIMPLSHYNRFFEVEILQDSKDNFFMIGTNSKESSPGSDPSWNLHLSLRYHSGDGGIFTAGEGLKSDNTYGRKGDRITVYMEESFPSRSLLNFFLNGRLVFRQWVAVPQRFLFPAVGVSNGPAAFRITWPHSGATSCVNMLTLNSSLSNWIGFRNIIRNDVRRTLTLVDYDDKERTGFNVQAPRPMDRESCYFEIELLTKLDPECCPSLGLSSAFTSKFKAPKLSPGKTELQLLKEIRINVGDRLGCGILFDPKCSIEHRRTQLVLVYYTYRGKIVYKNIRQVPEGGFYPLVGLLVKDDSVKVWYPATRTFALPDRTIFDIWRPVYDNFRFSESIHFPVVESSVKGGRQAFVDVDNITQADTQTNSIQCICSYENQCFFKITVLEIDAECQIQIGAALNDFPIDGIDLRHRKQRAFFVSRNTENTYPVKEGDSVCCCIKKADQGETEVYFLVNNSIGQRIVLKHNLLDTYYPIVCFTPGSAQIRITWPYHVNSKTAQAVSEEEMMLTLKGGVEEFEDVMLIRETQTKEDDDATTRITPDEENGVVDANDEDEEHDNEDNVFTPVSDRASLSGPFPGPASYNEPHTSSDRGGKKKKHGSRGRVSKSGACAIL, encoded by the exons ATGACAATCAGGATAAAACAGTACGCGAGCTGCTCCACGTTTCACGTTGGAGATGATGGCGTCACCGTTAACGTTGATTGCGTGCCTAACCCGCACCTGACGTTAAATATGATTCAGGGAATTATGCCTCTATCTCACTATAACAGATTCTTCGAGGTGGAAATATTACAAGATTCAAAAG ACAATTTTTTCATGATCGGTACAAACAGCAAGGAGTCATCACCGGGGTCGGATCCGTCCTGGAACCTACACCTTTCACTTCGCTATCACTCAGGAGATGGGGGGATATTTACGGCGGGAGAGGGACTTAAAAGCGACAACACTTATGGGAGGAAGG GCGATCGTATCACTGTGTATATGGAAGAGTCATTCCCCTCTCGCTCCTTGCTTAATTTCTTTCTGAATGGACGTCTCGTGTTCCGCCAGTGGGTCGCCGTCCCCCAGCGATTCCTGTTTCCGGCCGTCGGCGTGAGCAATGGTCCCGCCGCTTTCAGAATCACCTGGCCCCATTCTGGCGCTACTTCTTGTGTCAATATGCTCACG cTCAACTCCTCTCTGTCCAACTGGATTGGCTTTCGGAATATAATCAGGAATGACGTCAGACGTACGTTGACGTTGGTGGATTACGATGACAAGGAACGGACAGGGTTCAACGTGCAGGCTCCTAGGCCGATGGATAGAG aAAGCTGCTATTTTGAGATCGAGCTATTAACGAAGCTGGACCCCGAGTGCTGTCCGTCTCTCGGGCTGAGTTCGGCGTTCACAAGCAAATTTAAAGCGCCCAAATTGTCCCCTGGAAAAACAG AGCTTCAGTTACTCAAGGAAATAAGAATCAACGTTGGCGATCGACTGGGTTGTGGAATTCTTTTTGACCCCAAGTGCAGCATTGAGCACCGGCGAACCCAGCTTGTTTTGGTCTATTATACATACAGAGGAAAGATTGTCTACAAGAACATTCGTCAAGTGCCCGAGGGAGGATTTTATCCATTGGTTGGTCTCCTTGTCAAAG atgATTCAGTCAAGGTATGGTACCCTGCCACCCGAACATTTGCTCTGCCGGACCGGACTATTTTTGACATATGGCGACCAGTGTATGACAACTTCCGGTTTAGCGAATCCATACACTTTCCGGTAGTCGAATCCTCGGTCAAGGGCGGTAGACAAGCATTTGTGGATGTCGATAACATAACGCAGGCTGACACTCAGACCAATTCTATACAATGCATATGCAGCTATGAAAACCAGTGCTTCTTTAAAATCACAGTGTTAGAAATTG ACGCCGAATGTCAAATACAAATTGGAGCAGCGCTGAACGATTTCCCAATTGATGGAATAGACCTTCGCCACAGAAAGCAAAGAGCCTTCTTCGTTTCCAGAAATACAGAAAATACATACCCGGTGAAAGAAG GTGACAGTGTTTGCTGTTGCATCAAAAAGGCTGATCAGGGAGAAACCGAAGTTTACTTCTTAGTCAACAACTCTATTGGGCAGcgtattgtattaaaacacaACCTTCTCGACACATACTACCCTATTGTTTGCTTTACTCCCGGAAGCGCTCAAATAAGGATCACGTGGCCATATCACGTGAATTCAAAAACAGCTCAAGCTGTCTCGGAGGAGGAAATGATGTTGACATTG AAAGGGGGTGTCGAAGAATTTGAAGACGTGATGTTGATTCGTGAGACACAAACCAAAGAGGATGACGATGCAACCACAAGAATTACTCCTGACGAGGAAAATGGTGTGGTTGATGCTAATGATGAAGATGAAGAACACGATAATGAGGACAATGTGTTCACCCCGGTGAGCGACAGAGCGAGTCTTTCAGGGCCATTTCCAGGCCCAGCAAGTTACAACGAACCACACACATCGTCCGACAGAGGAGGCAAGAAAAAGAAACATGGGTCCAGGGGAAGGGTATCTAAAAGTGGGGCATGTGCAATTCTTTGA
- the LOC128209867 gene encoding actin-histidine N-methyltransferase-like has translation MGRKNRNKKTTQGNGASGSTEESKTLSKAAKKDVMALIKTLLEKCSQQPSAGGKEFDDYMEIRDTVEKIRAIQKDVSLKPEKRDERFTKFIEWLQSKKVDTSCVEIGKFEGLGFGLKATKDLKEGEKFLTLPRDLMMTPKSAQDSCLGPFIEEDKILQVMPSVVLALHLLCERRTDGSPWKPYLDILPDTYSTPLYFTPEEIKTLKASPAQSDCMSQYRNIARQYAYFYKLFQSESVQQSLPLKDVFTYDDYRWAVSTVMTRQNQIPTSDGSKMTFALIPLWDMCNHCNGLITTDFNLEQNCSECYSLRNYMKGDQIFIFYGARSNAELLVNNGFVYLENEHDRMAVKLGISKTDPLFEKKSELLTRCGLLASRTFYLHTGELPVDSDLLVFLRIFQMDDETLEKYAGSNAAELRDVLGDLDMVVSKETETKVWSYLETRTTLLLRGYDTSTEEDEELLKKTKLSPVERLCVQLRCCEKKILQSASEFASHRKQKLQADSTT, from the exons ATGGGTAGAAAAAACAGGAACAAGAAAACAACTCAAGGCAATGGCGCCTCGGGGTCCACAGAGGAGAGTAAAACACTTTCCAAGGCAGCTAAGAAGGATGTCATGGCATTGATAAAAACTCTTCTTGAAA AATGTTCACAGCAGCCAAGTGCTGGAGGCAAGGAGTTTGATGATTACATGGAGATCAGAGACACAGTAGAAAAAATCAGAGCCATTCAGAAAG ATGTCAGCCTAAAGCCAGAGAAGAGGGATGAAAGATTTACCAAGTTTATCGAGTGGCTTCAGTCGAAGAAAGTGGACACCAGTTGTGTGGAAATTGGGAAGTTTGAAGGCCTAGGATTTGGTCTCAAGGCCACAAAAGATCTTAAG GAGGGGGAAAAGTTTCTAACTTTACCACGTGATCTGATGATGACACCAAAATCTGCTCAGGATTCCTGTCTTG GACCATTTATTGAGGAAGACAAGATACTTCAAGTGATGCCAAGTGTTGTCCTGGCCTTACATTTGTTGTGTGAGAGACGGACAGATGGATCACCATGGAAACCATACCTTGATATTCTCCCAGACACATACTCTACCCCTCTTTACTTTACTCCGGAAGAAATTAAGACACTGAAAGCATCTCCTGCCCAGA gtGACTGTATGAGTCAGTATCGGAACATAGCTCGGCAGTATGCCTATTTCTACAAGTTGTTCCAGAGTGAATCTGTACAACAGTCTCTACCACTCAAAGATGTGTTCACTTACGATGACTACAG ATGGGCAGTATCAACAGTGATGACCAGGCAGAACCAAATACCAACCAGTGATGGTAGCAAGATGACCTTTGCCCTTATACCTTTATGGGACATGTGTAATCACTGTAATGGACTG ATTACCACAGACTTCAACCTGGAACAGAACTGTAGTGAATGTTACTCCTTAAGAAATTACATGAAAGGAGACCAG atatttatattttatggtgCGAGGTCTAATGCTGAGTTGTTGGTCAACAATGGATTTGTGTATCTAGAGAATGAACATGATAGAATGGCAGTTAAACTAG GTATCAGTAAGACAGATCCACTGTTCGAGAAGAAGTCTGAACTGTTGACCCGATGTGGCCTGCTGGCATCCCGCACTTTCTACCTTCACACAGGAGAGCTGCCGGTAGATAGCGACCTCCTCGTCTTTTTACGCATCTTCCAGATGGATGatg AAACCCTTGAGAAGTATGCAGGTTCAAATGCTGCAGAATTGAGAGATGTACTTGGTGACCTTGACATGGTTGTTTCCAAAGAAACAGAGACAAAAGTTTGGAGTTACCTAGAAACCAGGACTACACTGCTGCTTCGTGGCTATGATACATCAACTGAG gaaGATGAAGAATTATTAAAGAAAACCAAACTTTCTCCAGTGGAAAGACTCTGTGTACAGTTGAGGTGTTGTGAGAAAAAGATTCTACAATCAGCTTCAGAATTTGCATCCCATAGGAAACAGAAGCTACAGGCAGATTCAACGACATAG